The proteins below come from a single Garra rufa chromosome 25, GarRuf1.0, whole genome shotgun sequence genomic window:
- the LOC141301011 gene encoding GTPase IMAP family member 8-like — protein sequence MGCRYAGKSSSGNTILGREESDLKRSAQCVRRHGEVADRHITVIEAPGWLISSTVEFSPELLKQEILLSVSLCPPGPHAVLLIIRVDTRFKETYRKALQGHLDLLGERVWSHTIVLFTCGDSLLDTSIEQHIESEGQDLQWLLDKCGNRYHVLNNQNRRDHTQIKELLEKIEETVAQNNGCHFEKDRKILQKMKERRRAEEERAEERMKRVKKQREKIRSQMSNAQSLSELRIVLMGHRDAGKSSAGNTILGREESDLKRSAQCVRRHGEVADRHITVIEAPGWWRYYTVEFSPELLKQEILLSVSLCPPGPHAVLLIIPVDDRFKETDRKALQGHLDLLGKRVWSHTIVLFTNGDSLLDTSIEQHIENEGQDLQWLLDKCGNRYHVLNNQNRRDHTQIKELLEKIEETVAQNNGRHFEIDRKILQKMKERRRAEEERAEERMKRMKKQREKIRSQMSNAQHLSELKIVLMGYRVAGKSSSGNTILGREEFDLKTSAQCVRRHGEVADRHITVIEAPGWWWDSTVEKSPELLKQEILLSVSLCPPGPHAVLLIIRVDIRFKETYRKAFQDHLDLLGERVWSHTIVLFTHGDSLLDTSIEQHIESEGQDLQWLLDKCGNRYHVLNNQNRRDHNQIKELLEKIEDTVAQNIGRLFEIDRKILQKIDGVKKAEERMDKWSEEIRSQTMSGDDGSDSCSLGSSAYGSFRSRSGADSIFGSSRSRDSLHTSYGSGGIRRHNSIGLLPPKMSGDERSDTLSVGSSAYGSFRSRSGADSDSVFSSSRSKVSSHSSGFSSLRSIPESVEQSETRRALGVSKISKLFPRISKKNEKHEKDSKKT from the exons ATGGGTTGTAGATATGCTGGTAAGAGTTCATCAGGAAACACTATCCTGGGCAGAGAGGAGTCTGACTTGAAGAGATCTGCTCAGTGTGTGAGGAGACATGGAGAAGTAGCAGACAGACACATCACTGTCATTGAAGCTCCAGGATGGTTGATAAGTTCCACTGTAGAGTTCAGTCCTGAGTTACTGAAACAGGAGATTCTGCTCAGTGTGTCTCTGTGTCCTCCAGGACCACACGCTGTACTACTGATCATACGTGTGGACACCAGATTTAAAGAGACTTACAGAAAAGCATTGCAGGGTCATCTGGATCTTCTGGGTGAGAGAGTCTGGAGTCACACTATAGTGCTGTTCACTTGTGGAGACTCTCTGTTAGACACATCTATAGAGCAGCACATTGAGAGTGAAGGACAGGATCTCCAGTGGCTGCTGGACAAATGTGGGAACAGGTATCATGTTCTCAACAATCAGAACAGGAGAGACCACACTCAGATCAAGGAGCTGCTGGAGAAGATTGAGGAGACAGTGGCACAAAACAATGGCTGCCATTTTGAAAAAGACAGAAAGATTTTACAGAAGATGAAAGAGAGAAGAAGAGCAGAGGAAGAGAGAGCAGAAGAACGAATGAAGAGGGTGAAAAAACAGAGAGAAAAGATCAGATCACAGATGA GTAATGCCCAAAGTCTCTCAGAGCTGAGGATTGTGTTGATGGGTCATAGAGATGCTGGTAAGAGTTCAGCAGGAAACACTATCCTGGGCAGAGAGGAGTCTGACTTGAAGAGATCTGCTCAGTGTGTGAGGAGACATGGAGAAGTAGCAGACAGACACATCACTGTCATTGAAGCTCCAGGATGGTGGAGATATTACACTGTAGAGTTCAGTCCTGAGTTACTGAAACAGGAGATTCTGCTCAGTGTGTCTCTGTGTCCTCCAGGACCACACGCTGTACTACTGATCATACCTGTGGACGATAGATTTAAAGAAACTGACAGAAAAGCATTGCAGGGTCATCTGGATCTTCTTGGTAAGAGAGTCTGGAGTCACACTATAGTGCTGTTCACTAATGGAGACTCTCTGTTAGACACATCTATAGAGCAGCACATTGAGAATGAAGGACAGGATCTCCAGTGGCTGCTGGACAAATGTGGGAACAGGTATCATGTTCTCAACAATCAGAACAGGAGAGACCACACTCAGATCAAGGAGCTGCTGGAGAAGATTGAGGAGACAGTGGCACAAAACAacggccgccattttgaaatagACAGAAAGATTTTACAGAAGATGAAAGAGAGAAGAAGAGCAGAGGAAGAGAGAGCAGAAGAACGAATGAAGAGGATGAAAAAACAGAGAGAAAAGATCAGATCACAGATGA GTAATGCCCAACATCTCTCAGAGCTGAAGATTGTGTTGATGGGGTATAGAGTTGCTGGTAAGAGTTCATCAGGAAACACTATCCTGGGCAGAGAGGAGTTTGACTTGAAGACATCTGCTCAGTGTGTGAGGAGACATGGAGAAGTAGCAGACAGACACATCACTGTCATTGAAGCTCCGGGATGGTGGTGGGATTCCACTGTAGAGAAGAGTCCTGAGTTACTGAAACAGGAGATTCTGCTCAGTGTGTCTCTGTGTCCTCCAGGACCACACGCTGTACTACTGATCATACGTGTGGACATTAGATTTAAAGAGACTTACAGAAAAGCATTCCAGGATCATCTGGATCTTCTCGGTGAGAGAGTCTGGAGTCACACTATAGTGCTGTTCACTCATGGAGACTCTCTGTTAGACACATCTATAGAGCAGCACATTGAGAGTGAAGGACAGGATCTCCAGTGGCTGCTGGACAAATGTGGGAACAGGTATCATGTTCTCAACAATCAGAACAGGAGAGACCACAATCAGATCAAGGAACTGCTGGAGAAGATTGAGGATACAGTGGCACAAAACATCGGCCGCCTTTTTGAAATAGACAGGAAGATTTTACAGAAGATTGATGGTGTAAAGAAAGCAGAAGAGCGAATGGACAAATGGAGTGAGGAGATCAGATCACAGACTA TGAGTGGAGATGATGGATCTGATTCATGCTCTCTGGGAAGTTCTGCTTACGGTTCATTCAGATCAAGATCAGGAGCAGACTCAATTTTTGGATCGTCACGTTCCAGAGATTCACTTCATACAAGTTACGGGTCAGGGGGCATAAGAAGACATAACAGCATTGGCTTACTACCACCAAAGA TGAGTGGAGATGAGCGGTCGGACACATTGTCTGTTGGAAGTTCTGCTTACGGTTCATTCAGATCACGATCAGGAGCAGACAGCGATTCAGTTTTTAGCTCATCACGGTCAAAAGTCTCATCTCACAGCTCAGGATTCAGCTCTTTGCGGTCCATCCCAGAGTCTGTCGAACAATCAGAAACCAGAAGAGCACTCGGTGTGTCCAAGATCTCAAAGCTTTTCCCAAGAATATCAAAGAAAAATGAAAAGCATGAAAAAGACTCTAAAAAGACATGA